The genomic window CGTAGGCTCTTTGAAGGACGACGCGATCCTTCCGCAGGTCAATGCCGACGAGCAGGCGGTCCCAGGGAGACATCGTCTCCCGCACGCACCGAACGAATCCCTCCGCCTCCGGTCGCTCGAAGTTGCCCACGTTGGATCCCAGCCAAAGGATCAGTTTCGGGCGATCCGCCTCCACTTTGAGTTGGCGGAGGCCGTCGTGGTATTCGCCGGCAATGGCGGTGATCTCCAGGCCGGGATACCCCTCCACCAATCTCATCGACGTTTCCTCCAGCATCGCGCGGGAGATGTCTATAGGGACGTAGCGCAGGGCTCCGTCCCGCCGGAGGAAGGCCTCGATGAGAAGGCGCGTCTTTGCAGCGCTGCCGCCTCCCAGCTCGACGAGCGTGGTGTCCTTCGGCAAGTGCGAGACGATCTCCGCCGCTCGGGCCTGGAGAATGTCCGTCTCCGTGCGGGTGAGGTAATATTCCGGTAGCTCGCAGATCGCCTCGAAGAGCCGCGACCCTTCGCGGTCGTAGAAGTAGCGACACGGAAGGCGCTTGGGGTGCGCCCGCAGCCCGGCTTCGACTTCGCGAGCAAAATCAGCCATCTGGATCTCGGCCTCACTCGCGACCAGGGTGAAGCGCTGGTGCGGTGTCGAGTTTCCCGCCGCATTCCTCGGTCCCGCGTGCAGCTCTCGCAGCAGACTCTGCCAACCCTGCCGCTCGCGGGCAGGATCCACGAGAGGGATCAGTCGCTCGCACCATTCTCTCAGGGTGCGGTAGAACGTGGCGTCTGTCTCGGCGCGTGTCAGAAGCGCCGCCAGCGCCTGGGTATCCCCCACAGGAAAGTACCCCGGATACTCTGGGCCCAGGATTCCTATCGAGCCGGGGATCCGAGACGAGAGGACGGGAACCGAGGCAGCGATGGCCTCGGAGATCGCATTGGCACCCCCCTCCAGCTCGGAGCTCAGCACGAGGAGCCGGCAGCGGGCGAGGATCCGGAGCGCCTTCCATCGCGGAAGCTCCCCGAGCCAGCGATAGCGCGGATTGGAGGCCGTCTCGGCACGGGCCCGTTTCCCCATCTGCTCGCCCAGGGCTGCCCCAAGATGGGTCACCCGGATCCGCGAGGAGGAGGGCAACAACCGCGCCGCACTCGCGGCCCGGAGCGGGTCCTTCACGGGGCGGAGGTGAGCAAGCACACAGACCTCAAAGAGGTTTTTCGCGCGTGAAACCCTGCCCGGGGATCTCTTCGCAGACTGATGGATCACCCGAGCCTTGTCGCGGAGGTGCGCCGGCAGCTCGGCGACGCCCAAGGGCTGCAAGACAATCAGGCGCGAGGCCAGCTCAAGGGATTGCCGCGCCCGATCGCTGGTGCGGATCTCCTCGTAGAGATCCGTCCCCGTCAGCGCCAGGATCAGGGGAGAGGCGGGGTATTGACGCCGGAACCGTTCCATGGAGGGAAAGCTCCGGCGCGCATGGAGGCCCACCATCACATCGCAACGCCGACCATCGTACTCCTGGGCGATGACGACGCGGTGACCGAGTTCCCGCAGGATGCCGGCCCACCGGAGCGCTGTCACCCGGTTCCCCTTCCGGGAACCTGCCGGCGCGGGGGTGATAATGCAAATGGTCATGACTCAACCGGGCAGGTGCGAAATCCCGCCCACACGTCCCGCCGATCCGGGCTATAGAAGTTGCGCCACGTAGTGCGCAGAAGGCGGGAACGGGTCGCCCAGCAGCCCCCGCGCAGGACCTTCCGCGTTCCGAACCACGGCGCGGAGTACTCCTTGTACGGATCCGCCACGAACCCCGGATAGGGGTGAAAGTCGCTGCTGGTCCACTCCCACACATTGCCGATCATCTGCCGGCAGCCGAAGGGGCTGTCGCCGGCAGGAAGGAATCCCACGTCCAGGCAGCCCATCGCCTGCCAGTCGAGATTGGCGCGCTCCGGGCGGGGAGGATCATCGCCCCAGGGGAAACGCCGCTTCCGCGGGGAGAGGCCCCGGCTCTCCTGGCCAGCCTCCGCAGCGGCTGCGACCTCCCACTCGGCTTCGGTGGGCAGTCGGCGGCCTGCCCAGCGGCAGTAGGCCTCCGCCTCGTACCAGTTCACGTGGATGACCGGACGGTCGGGTTCCAGTGGAACCCACGTGTCGAAATGCCGGCGCAGCCAGCCGCCGTCGGATACGCGCTGCCAGTAGACCGGATGCCCCGCGCTGCCTCCTTCACGCCAGCGCCAGCCATCCTCACTCCACAGCTCGCGTCGACGATACCCGGCATCCCCCACGAACTCTGCGAACTCGGCCTGGGTCACGGGCGCACGTGCGAGGGCGAAGGGCTTCACCTCGACCGGGTGCGCCCACTTTTCATTGTCGAATACGAACGGCTCCTCCGGCGTGGCGCCCAGCAGAAACGTGCCGCCGGGGATATCGGCGTCGCCTGGCAGTGACCCGCCGCGACCGGCTGGCGCTCGCCCGGGGGCTGGGGACACGCGCGGCGGCGGATACCCCAGGGTCTGCCGGGTGTAGGTAAATGCCTCGGTGTGCATGTCCTCGTGGAAGACGGACAGGAGGACGAAATAGATCTCTTGATCCTCCGGCTCGGGCCGCCGCAGCCCTTCCAGGACCCGGTCCCGCACTTCGCGCATATACGATAGCGTCTCCTCGCGCGACGGCAAGGGCAGATTCCACCGCGTATCATGGGGGATTGCCGCAGAGTCGTACAGGGCGTCCCCGTCCTTCCGAATCGGCTCTTGGCGGCCCACAGACCTCAGGACCCACTTCTCCTGGAACCATGCCACGTGCCCGATCTCCCAGAGGAAGGGATTGACGATGGCCAGGCGCGGACCCAGAAGCTGATCGTCGGCGAGATCAGCGACCAGCTCGAAGGTCCGCTCCCGGGCGTCTCGGACCCACTCGGCGAGCTGGGCAGCCGTCAGGAGAGATTTTCTTGATCGAGCCATGCGCCACGTCTCCTTCGACGTCCGGCCAGTCCATCCGTCCGCCCCGGGCCCGCCAGCCCCCGCTCCCCTTTCTCCGGGCCCCCAGCGACCCGTCGATATCGGAATGGTCCGACGGCGTGACCCGGGCAGCCAGGCGGCGGGGGTGAAGCATCCCGCCGTGAGGAGGCCCCGCGGCTCACCAGCGCAGGATCAGGGGAAGGAGGACGGGCACCAGGAGCGTGAGGCAGGTCCCCTGCAGGAGGGCCACCGCGGTCAGCTCCCCCCGGGTCACGCGGGCGACGACGGGGAGGGTGACGTCCATCGTGGTGGCCCCGCCGGTCGAAACGGCGGGCAGCCCCCCCAGGGTGCGGGCCAGCACGGGCATGCTGAGGATGGCGATCAGCTCCCGGGCCGCGTTGGCCAGGAACCCCAGGGCGCCCAGCTCCGCGCTGTGGATGCGCGTCAACAGGATCCCCGACAGACTGTACCAACCGAACCCCGCCCCGACGGCGGCTGCCTCCTGCAGGGGCATCCGGATGACCGCGCCGGCGAGCATCGCCCCGGCCACGCTGAAGAGCGCCACGCCGGCCGGCAGGAGGAGCACCCGCCAGCCCAGGCGGCGCAGG from Candidatus Methylomirabilis sp. includes these protein-coding regions:
- a CDS encoding lysine exporter LysO family protein; protein product: MTLLIVGSILAGIAAGASGLLPRVYVGRVETVIEVALLAVLVLAGIDVGRRREAWEALRRLGWRVLLLPAGVALFSVAGAMLAGAVIRMPLQEAAAVGAGFGWYSLSGILLTRIHSAELGALGFLANAARELIAILSMPVLARTLGGLPAVSTGGATTMDVTLPVVARVTRGELTAVALLQGTCLTLLVPVLLPLILRW
- the senA gene encoding selenoneine synthase SenA translates to MARSRKSLLTAAQLAEWVRDARERTFELVADLADDQLLGPRLAIVNPFLWEIGHVAWFQEKWVLRSVGRQEPIRKDGDALYDSAAIPHDTRWNLPLPSREETLSYMREVRDRVLEGLRRPEPEDQEIYFVLLSVFHEDMHTEAFTYTRQTLGYPPPRVSPAPGRAPAGRGGSLPGDADIPGGTFLLGATPEEPFVFDNEKWAHPVEVKPFALARAPVTQAEFAEFVGDAGYRRRELWSEDGWRWREGGSAGHPVYWQRVSDGGWLRRHFDTWVPLEPDRPVIHVNWYEAEAYCRWAGRRLPTEAEWEVAAAAEAGQESRGLSPRKRRFPWGDDPPRPERANLDWQAMGCLDVGFLPAGDSPFGCRQMIGNVWEWTSSDFHPYPGFVADPYKEYSAPWFGTRKVLRGGCWATRSRLLRTTWRNFYSPDRRDVWAGFRTCPVES
- the senB gene encoding selenoneine biosynthesis selenosugar synthase SenB — encoded protein: MTICIITPAPAGSRKGNRVTALRWAGILRELGHRVVIAQEYDGRRCDVMVGLHARRSFPSMERFRRQYPASPLILALTGTDLYEEIRTSDRARQSLELASRLIVLQPLGVAELPAHLRDKARVIHQSAKRSPGRVSRAKNLFEVCVLAHLRPVKDPLRAASAARLLPSSSRIRVTHLGAALGEQMGKRARAETASNPRYRWLGELPRWKALRILARCRLLVLSSELEGGANAISEAIAASVPVLSSRIPGSIGILGPEYPGYFPVGDTQALAALLTRAETDATFYRTLREWCERLIPLVDPARERQGWQSLLRELHAGPRNAAGNSTPHQRFTLVASEAEIQMADFAREVEAGLRAHPKRLPCRYFYDREGSRLFEAICELPEYYLTRTETDILQARAAEIVSHLPKDTTLVELGGGSAAKTRLLIEAFLRRDGALRYVPIDISRAMLEETSMRLVEGYPGLEITAIAGEYHDGLRQLKVEADRPKLILWLGSNVGNFERPEAEGFVRCVRETMSPWDRLLVGIDLRKDRVVLQRAY